From Chryseobacterium joostei, the proteins below share one genomic window:
- a CDS encoding aminopeptidase P family protein, with protein MTSKEKVAALREEMQKNNVDAFIVYSADPHMSEYLPEEWQERSWLSGFLGSAGFVVITKNKGGLWTDGRYFTQAAIELDGSGIDLFKDGMEGTPNYIDWIISEIPAGGKVAVNALAASNANWELLSQKFNSKNITLADIPLLKEVWKERGTPSTNPIFVHPVERAGKSVADKISAIRQKMEEQEATVHIISSLDDVAWTSNLRGSDVQSNPVFLGYIVITKNDAVLFTGLEKLEVAARKQMDDSFVKMMPYEEFYNYLKDFKNEKVLVSPNSNQQIFETLKADNQFIKAPVPGNLMKAQKNEAELEGFRKVMVRDGVAMVKFLYWLTHNAGKEAMNEYSIGEKLRSFRAAGENFVGESFGSIIGYKDNGAIMHYSAKKEGSKEVTNEETILVDSGGQYLEGTTDITRTFALGTPSEEFKRNSTLVLQGLIRLSMVKFPKGTKGVHLDAIARLPLWMEGKDFNHGTGHGVGSFMNVHEGPQSIRKDMNPQDLLPGMVCSNEPGYYLEGQYGIRHENLIAVKEAEKTIHGTFYEFETLTFCPFFKDTIVKEILSETEIEWLNSYHKTCEEKIGPHLDGEVKEWFLQLVSPL; from the coding sequence ATGACTTCAAAGGAAAAAGTTGCTGCGCTTCGTGAAGAAATGCAGAAAAATAATGTTGATGCATTTATAGTATATTCTGCAGATCCTCATATGAGTGAGTATCTTCCTGAAGAATGGCAGGAGAGATCTTGGCTTTCAGGATTTTTAGGTTCTGCCGGTTTTGTGGTAATTACCAAAAATAAAGGCGGACTTTGGACCGACGGAAGATACTTTACACAAGCTGCCATTGAATTGGACGGTTCAGGAATCGACCTTTTCAAGGACGGAATGGAAGGAACTCCCAATTATATCGATTGGATCATTTCTGAAATTCCTGCCGGTGGTAAAGTGGCTGTAAATGCCTTAGCTGCTTCTAATGCCAATTGGGAACTGCTTTCTCAAAAATTTAATTCAAAAAATATTACCCTTGCTGATATCCCTCTTTTAAAGGAGGTTTGGAAAGAAAGAGGAACTCCATCCACTAACCCGATCTTTGTACACCCTGTAGAAAGAGCCGGTAAATCTGTGGCTGATAAAATTTCTGCTATCCGTCAGAAGATGGAAGAGCAGGAAGCAACCGTTCATATCATTTCCAGTCTGGATGATGTAGCATGGACCTCTAACCTTAGAGGAAGCGATGTACAAAGCAATCCTGTATTTTTAGGGTACATTGTTATCACTAAAAATGATGCTGTTCTATTCACAGGTTTGGAAAAACTTGAAGTGGCAGCCAGAAAACAAATGGATGATTCTTTCGTGAAAATGATGCCTTACGAAGAATTTTATAACTATCTGAAAGATTTCAAAAATGAAAAAGTATTGGTTTCTCCAAACAGTAACCAGCAGATTTTTGAAACATTAAAGGCAGATAACCAATTTATCAAGGCTCCGGTTCCTGGAAACCTGATGAAGGCCCAGAAAAACGAAGCTGAACTGGAGGGGTTCAGAAAAGTAATGGTAAGAGACGGGGTAGCCATGGTGAAATTCCTTTACTGGTTAACTCACAATGCAGGAAAAGAAGCGATGAATGAATACTCCATCGGCGAAAAGCTGAGAAGCTTCCGTGCTGCAGGAGAGAACTTTGTAGGAGAAAGCTTCGGTTCCATTATAGGATATAAGGATAATGGTGCCATTATGCATTATTCTGCAAAGAAAGAAGGAAGTAAAGAAGTAACCAACGAAGAAACGATCCTTGTAGATTCAGGAGGTCAGTATCTTGAGGGAACTACAGATATTACAAGAACTTTTGCATTAGGAACGCCATCAGAAGAGTTCAAAAGAAACTCTACATTGGTATTGCAGGGCTTGATCCGTTTATCAATGGTAAAGTTCCCGAAAGGAACAAAAGGAGTACACTTAGATGCCATTGCAAGGCTTCCGCTATGGATGGAGGGGAAAGACTTCAACCACGGAACAGGACATGGCGTGGGAAGCTTCATGAACGTACATGAGGGACCACAAAGCATCAGAAAAGATATGAATCCTCAGGACCTTCTTCCTGGGATGGTTTGTTCCAACGAACCTGGATATTATCTAGAAGGACAATACGGAATTCGTCATGAAAATCTTATTGCGGTAAAAGAAGCAGAGAAAACAATTCACGGAACATTCTATGAATTTGAAACATTGACGTTCTGCCCGTTCTTTAAAGATACTATTGTTAAAGAAATCCTTTCAGAAACAGAAATCGAATGGTTGAACAGCTACCACAAAACTTGTGAGGAAAAAATAGGTCCTCATTTGGATGGGGAAGTTAAAGAATGGTTCTTACAGCTGGTAAGCCCGCTTTAA
- a CDS encoding DUF6526 family protein — protein sequence MKQQNYKNHRKFYPPHHFIYLPLLIILEVLGIYKIWDDPNNKLIWSLFSIVIFLLFYLAFMTRQHYALGLQNRMVILEFRQRYFEIFNKRSDETVEKLRFDQIAALRFTYDDEFKELLYKALNENISGDEIKRSIKNWKADQLRV from the coding sequence ATGAAACAGCAGAATTATAAAAATCACAGGAAGTTTTATCCCCCACATCATTTTATCTATCTTCCTTTATTGATTATATTGGAGGTACTCGGAATCTATAAAATATGGGATGATCCAAATAATAAACTGATCTGGAGCCTATTTTCTATTGTGATCTTTCTGCTTTTTTATCTTGCGTTTATGACAAGGCAGCATTATGCTCTTGGACTTCAGAACCGTATGGTTATTCTTGAGTTCAGGCAACGGTATTTTGAGATTTTCAATAAAAGATCTGATGAAACGGTTGAAAAATTGAGATTCGACCAGATTGCTGCCCTTAGATTTACGTATGATGATGAATTTAAGGAGCTTTTATACAAAGCACTGAATGAAAATATTTCCGGGGACGAGATCAAAAGATCTATTAAAAACTGGAAAGCTGATCAACTCAGAGTTTAA